Proteins encoded by one window of Lutibacter sp. A64:
- a CDS encoding RluA family pseudouridine synthase codes for MFNAYIPSNSGVKKAIKKGRVLVDNEIAKTATWISFGQVIKLIEDPNKQPKVYKFNLEIVFEDEHIAVINKPAGITVSGNKFKTIANALLYNLRKSTQLDTLTIPTPIHRLDNQTSGILLIAKTKTAQIELGKQFKNQTIKKQYNAIVIGKTSTSKTINTPIEEKPSITNFEATNTVNSLKFKTLTAIKAFPKTGRTHQIRIHMASIGNPILGDKLYGNPATIHKGKGLFLCASKITFIHPSTKLQTTIKINLPQKFTSILTREERRWKSYNTPKL; via the coding sequence ATTTTTAATGCTTACATTCCTTCAAATAGTGGTGTAAAAAAAGCTATAAAAAAAGGTAGGGTTTTAGTTGACAATGAGATTGCAAAAACTGCAACATGGATAAGTTTTGGTCAAGTTATAAAATTAATTGAAGACCCAAATAAGCAACCAAAAGTATATAAATTTAATTTAGAAATTGTTTTTGAAGACGAACATATTGCTGTAATAAATAAGCCTGCAGGAATTACTGTTAGCGGTAATAAGTTTAAAACTATTGCAAATGCATTACTTTATAATCTCAGAAAAAGCACACAGTTAGATACGCTTACAATTCCAACCCCTATACATAGATTAGATAACCAAACCTCTGGTATTTTGTTAATAGCAAAAACCAAAACTGCCCAAATAGAACTTGGAAAACAATTTAAAAATCAAACAATAAAAAAACAATACAACGCTATTGTTATTGGTAAAACATCTACAAGTAAAACCATAAACACACCAATAGAAGAAAAACCTTCAATAACTAATTTTGAAGCAACAAACACCGTTAATTCTCTAAAATTCAAAACACTAACAGCTATAAAAGCGTTTCCAAAAACAGGAAGAACACATCAAATAAGAATACATATGGCTAGTATTGGAAATCCCATTTTAGGAGATAAGTTATATGGAAATCCAGCAACTATTCACAAAGGAAAAGGATTGTTTTTATGTGCATCTAAAATTACTTTTATACACCCTTCAACTAAACTACAAACAACAATAAAAATAAATTTACCTCAAAAATTCACTTCAATATTAACTAGAGAAGAAAGGCGTTGGAAAAGTTACAACACCCCTAAACTTTAA
- a CDS encoding NUDIX hydrolase — MILAASGIILDNKKILLLKRSNYTERYPGFWGCPGGRAEKGETAEQNVIREVKEECNLDFTPTKIIKTGVWQGKKFYRILGNWSGKIKIQQEEVADYNWFTFSEAIKLDLSFDYKEILETLRQQKLL, encoded by the coding sequence ATGATATTAGCTGCTTCAGGAATTATTTTAGACAATAAAAAAATACTATTACTTAAACGCTCTAATTATACAGAAAGATACCCTGGATTTTGGGGATGTCCGGGCGGAAGGGCTGAAAAAGGCGAAACCGCGGAACAAAATGTAATTAGAGAAGTAAAAGAAGAGTGTAATTTAGATTTTACACCCACAAAAATTATTAAAACAGGTGTTTGGCAAGGCAAAAAATTCTATCGAATTTTAGGAAATTGGTCTGGTAAAATTAAAATTCAACAAGAAGAAGTTGCTGACTATAATTGGTTTACATTTTCCGAAGCCATAAAACTTGATTTATCTTTTGATTATAAAGAAATTTTAGAAACACTTCGTCAACAAAAATTGCTTTAA
- a CDS encoding alpha/beta hydrolase family protein, with product MKKILFTLVLFWGTYIFAQEALTYQKPPQEILELAEAPLAPSMQMDEKGENFVFLYRSNFKNIEELSETEMRLAGLRINPKTNINSRQRYYTDIKVRVGKTAKEERVIGLPTNGRYSYFSWSPNQKMMAFTNTVSTGVELWILDIEAKAAKKITEPNLNANTGMPFSWFKDSNSLLVKTISKDKKALIDTKTAVPTGPTISESEQGIKAQNRTYQDLLKNKSDEYNFEQLALAELYKIDLNGNKTLWKESNMYRGMSFSPDGNYILITTIEKPFSYLVPYRRFPSKTTIYNADGTLVKTMLEIPLIEDLPKGFMAVRTGIRNLSWRDDKPATLYWCEALDEGDPAKEVAFRDEVFELNAPFNGKANSILKTIGRFSGIEWGNNTTAIAHDYWWNTRNTKTYVFNPSNNNVKPKLISDRNYQDTYSDPGSFVTKRNEYGRYTLALDNNKAYLIGDGYSEAGKFPFVDELNLKNLKTKRLYQSKLTDKVEGILDALDIKKGEIIVRIESKNEYPNYYIRNIKKNSKLIALTTFENPFKSIQNVHKEVIKYNRLDGLELSGVLYLPTNYQEGKKYPMIMWAYPREYKDKSSAGQSTSNSNEFTYPYYGSMVYWVTRGYVVLDDASFPIVGEGDEQPNDTFISQLVANAKAAIDAVDYLGYIDRNKVAVGGHSYGAFMTANLLAHSDLFAAGIARSGAYNRTLTPFGFQSEERSYWEAPEVYNQMSPFMNAHTMKTPLLLIHGEADNNSGTYPLQSERYFNALKGLGAPVRLVMLPKESHGYSAKESVLHMLWEQDQWLEKHVKNRVVKENQH from the coding sequence ATGAAAAAAATACTTTTTACTCTAGTTTTATTTTGGGGAACATATATTTTTGCCCAAGAAGCACTCACCTATCAAAAACCTCCTCAAGAAATCTTAGAACTTGCTGAAGCGCCTTTAGCCCCATCAATGCAAATGGATGAAAAAGGTGAAAATTTTGTTTTTTTATACAGATCTAACTTCAAAAATATTGAAGAACTTTCTGAAACCGAAATGCGACTTGCCGGACTTAGAATTAACCCTAAAACTAACATAAACAGCAGACAGCGTTATTATACAGATATTAAAGTTAGAGTTGGAAAAACTGCTAAAGAAGAAAGAGTTATTGGCCTACCAACAAACGGACGCTACTCTTACTTCTCTTGGTCTCCTAACCAAAAAATGATGGCCTTTACAAATACCGTAAGTACAGGTGTAGAACTTTGGATATTAGATATTGAAGCTAAAGCTGCCAAAAAAATAACGGAGCCAAATTTAAATGCAAATACAGGTATGCCTTTTTCTTGGTTTAAAGACAGCAACTCCTTACTTGTAAAAACTATTTCTAAAGATAAAAAAGCCTTAATAGATACTAAAACCGCTGTTCCAACTGGCCCAACAATATCCGAAAGTGAACAAGGTATAAAAGCGCAAAACAGAACCTACCAAGACTTACTAAAAAATAAAAGTGATGAGTACAATTTTGAACAACTTGCACTAGCAGAATTATATAAAATAGATTTAAATGGAAACAAAACCCTTTGGAAAGAAAGCAATATGTATAGAGGTATGTCTTTTTCTCCAGACGGAAACTATATTTTAATAACAACTATAGAAAAACCATTTTCTTATTTAGTACCTTATCGTAGATTCCCGTCAAAAACAACAATTTACAACGCAGACGGAACACTGGTTAAAACAATGTTAGAAATTCCTTTAATTGAAGATTTACCTAAAGGATTTATGGCTGTTAGAACAGGTATCAGAAATTTAAGTTGGAGAGACGACAAACCAGCTACACTATATTGGTGTGAAGCTTTAGATGAAGGAGATCCTGCTAAAGAAGTTGCTTTTAGAGATGAAGTTTTTGAATTAAATGCACCTTTTAACGGTAAAGCAAACTCAATACTTAAAACAATTGGAAGATTTTCTGGAATTGAATGGGGAAATAACACAACTGCAATTGCCCATGATTACTGGTGGAATACTAGAAACACAAAAACTTATGTTTTTAACCCTTCAAACAACAATGTAAAACCTAAATTAATTTCAGATAGAAATTACCAAGACACCTATAGCGATCCAGGAAGTTTTGTTACTAAAAGAAATGAATACGGACGCTATACGCTAGCTTTAGACAATAACAAAGCCTATTTAATTGGAGATGGTTATAGCGAAGCTGGAAAATTTCCGTTTGTTGATGAGTTAAATTTAAAAAATTTAAAAACTAAAAGATTATACCAATCTAAATTAACAGATAAAGTTGAAGGAATTTTAGATGCTTTAGATATAAAAAAGGGTGAAATAATTGTTCGTATAGAATCTAAAAACGAATACCCTAATTATTATATTAGAAATATTAAAAAGAATTCAAAATTAATAGCCTTAACCACTTTTGAAAATCCTTTTAAAAGTATTCAAAATGTACATAAAGAAGTTATTAAATACAATAGATTAGATGGACTTGAACTGTCTGGAGTTTTATATTTACCAACAAACTACCAAGAAGGTAAAAAATACCCAATGATTATGTGGGCATACCCAAGAGAATATAAAGATAAAAGTAGCGCCGGGCAAAGCACTTCAAACTCAAACGAATTTACATACCCTTATTATGGCTCTATGGTTTATTGGGTAACTAGAGGGTATGTTGTATTAGATGATGCATCTTTTCCAATAGTTGGTGAAGGTGACGAACAACCAAATGACACTTTTATTTCTCAATTAGTAGCAAATGCAAAAGCAGCAATTGACGCTGTAGATTATTTAGGCTACATTGACAGAAATAAAGTTGCAGTTGGCGGGCATTCTTATGGCGCCTTTATGACTGCAAATTTATTAGCACATTCCGATCTTTTTGCTGCAGGAATTGCACGTAGTGGTGCATACAACAGAACATTAACTCCGTTTGGGTTTCAAAGTGAAGAACGCAGCTATTGGGAAGCTCCAGAAGTTTACAACCAAATGTCGCCTTTTATGAATGCACATACTATGAAAACCCCATTATTGTTAATTCACGGTGAAGCTGATAATAATTCAGGAACATATCCATTACAAAGCGAACGCTATTTTAATGCTTTAAAAGGACTTGGAGCTCCAGTTCGTTTAGTTATGCTTCCAAAAGAAAGCCATGGCTACAGTGCTAAAGAGTCTGTTTTACATATGCTTTGGGAACAAGATCAATGGTTAGAAAAACATGTAAAAAATAGAGTTGTTAAAGAAAATCAACATTAA
- a CDS encoding SPFH domain-containing protein, with translation MTLEKTKKISSGYFMLLLLVILVTLFVIGILQSNPYFIISSILLIIAIIPGFILVNPNTSKVLLLFGKYIGTIKENGFFWANPLYKQRTISLRASNFDSERVKVNDKLGNPIMISTIAVWKVKDTYKAAFEVDNYENFVRVQSDAAVRKLASLYPYDNFEDDGKTEEITLRASVNEVSEALEKELSERLNMAGIEVLEARIGYLAYAQEIASAMLKRQQATAIISARHKIVEGAVSMVEMALDKLNENKIVELDEERKAAMVSNLMVVLCSDKDTTPIVNTGTLNH, from the coding sequence ATGACACTCGAAAAAACAAAAAAAATCTCTAGCGGTTATTTTATGCTACTGCTGTTAGTTATACTTGTTACCTTATTTGTAATAGGTATCTTACAAAGCAACCCCTATTTTATAATTTCTTCAATTCTTTTAATAATTGCAATTATTCCAGGGTTTATACTTGTAAATCCAAATACATCAAAAGTATTATTGCTCTTTGGTAAATACATTGGCACTATTAAAGAAAATGGTTTTTTTTGGGCAAATCCATTATACAAACAAAGAACCATCTCTTTAAGAGCCAGTAATTTTGATAGCGAACGTGTTAAAGTAAATGATAAACTTGGAAACCCAATTATGATTAGTACCATTGCTGTTTGGAAAGTAAAAGACACTTATAAAGCCGCATTTGAAGTTGATAATTATGAAAATTTTGTGCGCGTACAATCTGATGCTGCAGTAAGAAAATTAGCAAGTTTATACCCATATGATAATTTTGAAGATGATGGAAAAACTGAAGAAATTACTTTAAGAGCAAGTGTAAATGAAGTTAGTGAAGCTTTAGAAAAAGAACTTTCTGAACGTTTAAACATGGCTGGAATAGAAGTTTTAGAAGCACGAATTGGTTATTTAGCCTATGCGCAAGAAATTGCAAGTGCCATGTTAAAACGCCAACAAGCAACTGCAATTATTTCAGCTAGACATAAAATTGTTGAAGGTGCAGTTAGCATGGTAGAAATGGCTTTAGATAAATTAAATGAAAATAAAATTGTTGAATTAGATGAAGAAAGAAAGGCTGCCATGGTAAGTAATTTAATGGTTGTACTTTGCTCAGACAAAGACACTACTCCTATTGTAAATACAGGAACTTTAAACCATTAA
- the htpG gene encoding molecular chaperone HtpG, whose amino-acid sequence MATGNINVTAENIFPIIKKFLYSDHEIFLRELISNATDATLKLKHLSTLGEIKGDIGNPILEIKVDKEKKEIRIIDQGIGMTGEEVEKYINQVAFSGAEEFVEKYKDKVEDSGIIGHFGLGFYSSFMVAERVEIFTKSFVEGSKAVRWECDGSPKYTLEETDKTDRGTEIVLHIDEDSLEFLEESKINELLNKYNKFMPIPIKFGTREENLPLPEDADKDAKPETITVDNIVNNPTPAWTKSPSELKDEDYKAFYRELYPMQFEEPLFNIHLNVDYPFNLTGILYFPKLNKSVDPTKDKIQLYQNQVFVTDNVEGIVPDFLQMLRGVIDSPDIPLNVSRSYLQADGAVKKISSYITRKVADKLISLFKNDRKAFEEKWDDIKVIIEYGMLSEEKFFEKSDKFALYPTVDKEYFTFEELIEKIKPAQTDKDDKTIILYASDVKEQHSYIDAAKEKGYQVLLLDSPIVSHLIQKLEGSKENIQFTRVDGDHIDNLIKKDENIISKLSDEEKETLKPIIEGAIPKETYTVQLEAMDSNANPFMITQPEFMRRMKEMQATGGGGMMGMGNFPEMYNLVVNTNNELVSEILNTKTKKKQERLIQQAFDLARLSQNLLKGEELTQFIKRSFQMVK is encoded by the coding sequence ATGGCAACTGGAAATATTAATGTAACTGCGGAGAATATTTTTCCTATTATTAAAAAATTCTTGTATTCGGATCACGAAATATTTTTACGTGAATTAATTTCAAATGCAACAGATGCAACTTTAAAATTAAAACACTTATCTACCTTAGGTGAAATTAAAGGAGATATTGGAAATCCAATCCTTGAAATAAAAGTTGATAAAGAAAAAAAGGAAATTAGAATTATTGACCAAGGAATTGGTATGACAGGTGAAGAAGTTGAAAAATACATTAACCAAGTCGCTTTTTCTGGTGCAGAAGAATTTGTTGAAAAATACAAAGACAAAGTTGAAGATTCTGGTATTATTGGTCATTTTGGTTTAGGTTTCTATTCTTCTTTTATGGTAGCAGAAAGAGTTGAAATATTTACTAAATCTTTTGTAGAAGGCTCTAAAGCTGTACGATGGGAATGTGATGGAAGCCCAAAATACACTTTAGAAGAAACAGACAAAACAGATAGAGGAACAGAAATTGTACTTCATATAGATGAAGATTCTTTAGAATTTTTAGAAGAAAGTAAAATAAACGAACTTTTAAATAAGTATAATAAATTTATGCCTATTCCAATTAAATTTGGAACGCGTGAAGAAAATTTACCTCTACCTGAAGATGCTGATAAAGATGCAAAACCAGAAACAATTACAGTAGATAATATTGTAAACAACCCTACTCCTGCTTGGACAAAAAGTCCTAGTGAATTAAAAGATGAGGATTACAAAGCTTTCTACAGAGAATTGTATCCAATGCAATTTGAAGAACCTTTATTTAACATACATTTAAATGTAGATTACCCATTTAATTTAACAGGTATTTTATACTTCCCTAAATTAAATAAAAGTGTAGATCCTACAAAAGATAAAATACAACTATACCAAAATCAAGTATTTGTAACCGATAATGTAGAAGGAATTGTTCCTGACTTTTTACAAATGTTACGTGGAGTAATAGATTCTCCAGACATTCCTTTAAACGTTTCACGTTCTTACTTACAAGCAGATGGTGCGGTTAAAAAAATCTCAAGCTATATTACACGTAAAGTTGCAGATAAACTAATTAGCTTATTTAAAAATGACAGAAAAGCTTTTGAAGAAAAATGGGATGATATTAAAGTTATTATTGAATACGGAATGCTTTCTGAAGAAAAATTCTTCGAAAAATCTGACAAATTTGCATTGTATCCAACAGTAGATAAAGAGTACTTTACTTTTGAAGAATTAATTGAAAAAATTAAACCTGCGCAAACAGATAAAGATGATAAAACAATTATCCTTTATGCTTCAGATGTTAAAGAACAACATAGTTACATAGATGCTGCAAAAGAAAAAGGATACCAAGTACTATTATTAGACTCACCAATTGTTTCGCATTTAATTCAAAAATTAGAAGGAAGCAAAGAAAATATCCAATTTACCAGAGTTGACGGTGATCATATAGACAACTTAATAAAAAAAGATGAAAATATAATAAGTAAGCTTTCTGACGAAGAAAAAGAAACCTTAAAACCTATTATTGAAGGTGCAATTCCAAAAGAAACTTATACTGTACAATTAGAAGCTATGGATTCTAATGCAAATCCTTTTATGATTACGCAACCAGAGTTTATGCGTAGAATGAAAGAAATGCAAGCTACCGGAGGTGGTGGGATGATGGGAATGGGAAATTTCCCTGAAATGTACAACTTAGTTGTAAATACTAATAATGAGTTGGTAAGTGAAATTTTAAATACAAAAACCAAAAAGAAACAAGAACGTCTTATTCAACAAGCTTTTGACTTGGCAAGACTTTCACAAAACCTTTTAAAAGGTGAAGAACTTACCCAATTTATAAAGCGTAGTTTTCAAATGGTAAAGTAA
- a CDS encoding S1/P1 nuclease, with amino-acid sequence MKIMRFSFLLIVFLFGSLNVNALNPIWGATGHRTIGEIAESYLKPKTKRKIAELLNGESLALVSTFGDDIKSDKKYDKFNSWHYINMPLDVKYEDSEKNPDGDVVSGILKCKEVLLDDASSKEDKVFYLKMLVHLIGDLHQPMHVGKSEDKGGNTIQVRWFHEGTNLHKLWDSGMINQYNMTYTELAKNANKISKEQLKYLQKGTVVDWANETQQQAIKVYASVKPGDKLGYRYMYDYFDLARNQLQVAGIRLAKTLNDLFA; translated from the coding sequence ATGAAAATAATGAGATTTAGTTTTCTACTAATTGTATTTTTATTTGGTTCTTTAAATGTAAATGCTTTAAATCCTATTTGGGGTGCAACTGGCCATAGAACTATTGGAGAAATAGCTGAAAGTTATTTAAAACCAAAAACAAAACGAAAAATTGCAGAATTGCTAAATGGAGAAAGCTTGGCATTGGTTTCAACTTTTGGAGATGATATAAAATCTGATAAGAAGTATGATAAGTTTAATTCTTGGCATTATATAAATATGCCTTTAGATGTTAAATATGAAGATTCTGAAAAAAATCCAGATGGAGATGTGGTGTCTGGAATATTAAAATGCAAAGAAGTACTTTTAGATGATGCATCTAGTAAAGAAGATAAGGTGTTTTATTTAAAAATGTTAGTGCATCTTATTGGTGATTTACACCAGCCAATGCACGTTGGTAAATCAGAAGACAAAGGAGGAAATACAATACAAGTACGATGGTTTCATGAAGGAACAAATCTTCATAAGCTTTGGGATTCTGGTATGATTAACCAATATAATATGACTTACACAGAATTGGCTAAAAATGCGAATAAAATTTCAAAAGAACAACTAAAATATTTGCAAAAAGGAACTGTTGTAGATTGGGCAAATGAAACTCAGCAACAAGCAATTAAAGTCTACGCTTCTGTTAAACCTGGAGATAAATTAGGTTATAGATATATGTATGATTATTTTGATTTAGCTAGAAATCAGTTACAAGTTGCTGGAATTAGATTGGCTAAAACTTTAAACGATTTGTTTGCATAA
- a CDS encoding YkgJ family cysteine cluster protein, whose amino-acid sequence MSVERKVRQVEALFNCLENEISTFKSQFDINCIQGCGKCCTKLDVEASPLEFLPWAFNLFLNGKAEETLVQLKAKTSTICTIYLPLSLVDNASGSCGNYKYRGLICRLFGYAATRDKYGKLRLATCKIIKERKAKAYGKGVNAIENGVSIPIFMDYYMQLSQIDFNLGNQILPINKALESALIEVLSYYTYRPVPHGFKKPA is encoded by the coding sequence ATGTCTGTAGAACGTAAAGTAAGGCAAGTTGAAGCGTTATTCAATTGTCTTGAAAACGAAATCTCTACTTTTAAATCGCAATTTGATATAAACTGCATACAAGGTTGCGGAAAATGTTGTACAAAATTAGATGTTGAAGCTTCTCCATTAGAGTTTTTACCTTGGGCTTTTAATTTATTTTTAAATGGAAAAGCAGAAGAAACATTGGTTCAGTTAAAAGCAAAAACAAGTACAATTTGTACTATTTATCTGCCACTATCTTTAGTTGATAATGCAAGTGGAAGTTGTGGAAATTATAAATATCGTGGTTTAATTTGCCGACTTTTTGGTTATGCTGCAACCCGAGATAAATATGGTAAATTACGCTTAGCAACTTGTAAAATTATAAAAGAAAGAAAAGCAAAGGCTTATGGTAAAGGTGTTAATGCTATTGAAAATGGAGTTTCTATTCCTATTTTTATGGATTATTATATGCAGCTTTCTCAAATTGATTTTAATTTAGGAAATCAAATTTTACCAATTAATAAGGCTTTAGAAAGTGCTTTAATTGAAGTGTTGAGTTATTATACTTACAGACCTGTTCCGCATGGATTTAAAAAACCAGCTTAA
- a CDS encoding CoA-binding protein — translation MSLKTLVIGASINPSRYSNKAVKKLLENKVEVKALGIKKGTILDVDIVTTKEAFENIHTVTLYLNAKNQEEYYNYIVSLKPKRVIFNPGTENIAFEKILANNAIKFEQACTLVLLSIGAY, via the coding sequence ATGAGTCTTAAAACATTAGTAATAGGAGCGTCCATAAATCCTAGTAGGTATTCTAATAAAGCTGTTAAAAAATTGTTAGAAAATAAGGTTGAAGTAAAAGCCTTGGGTATAAAAAAAGGAACAATTTTAGATGTTGATATAGTTACTACTAAAGAAGCTTTTGAAAACATACATACTGTTACACTTTATTTAAATGCTAAAAATCAAGAAGAATATTACAATTATATAGTAAGTTTAAAGCCAAAGCGTGTAATTTTTAATCCTGGAACAGAAAATATTGCGTTCGAAAAAATATTAGCCAATAATGCAATTAAATTTGAGCAGGCTTGTACGTTAGTTTTATTAAGTATTGGAGCTTATTAA
- a CDS encoding 3-oxoacyl-ACP synthase III family protein, with protein sequence MYNSKITGLGYYVPDNVVTNDDLSKMMDTNDSWIQERTGIKERRWIKEGSEDTSAVMGAKASRIAIERAGLTSKDIDFIVFATLSPDYYFPGCGVQIQEMLEMRTVGAVDIRNQCSGFIYAMSVADQFIKTGMYKNVLVVGSEFHSGGLDKTTRGRGVSVIFGDGAGAAVLSRTEDNTKGILSSHLHSEGKHAEELTVLAPSIKHWVPQLLEENDENDVSYYPYMNGTFVFKHAVVRFSEAIIEGLTKSNLEAADIDMLIPHQANLRITQFIQKKFKLTDDKVHSNIQKYGNTTAASVIIALTEAWEQGKIKDNDLVVLAAFGSGFTWGSVIIRW encoded by the coding sequence ATGTATAATTCTAAAATAACAGGACTTGGTTATTATGTGCCTGATAACGTTGTTACAAATGATGATTTATCCAAAATGATGGATACCAATGATTCCTGGATTCAGGAGAGAACAGGTATAAAAGAACGCAGGTGGATTAAAGAGGGAAGTGAAGATACATCGGCTGTAATGGGTGCAAAAGCATCAAGAATTGCAATAGAGCGTGCGGGGTTAACTTCAAAAGATATTGATTTTATTGTATTTGCTACTTTAAGTCCAGATTACTATTTTCCTGGTTGTGGCGTTCAAATTCAAGAAATGTTAGAAATGCGTACTGTTGGAGCTGTTGATATAAGAAACCAATGTTCTGGGTTTATTTATGCAATGTCTGTTGCCGATCAATTTATTAAAACAGGTATGTATAAAAATGTTCTAGTTGTTGGTTCAGAATTTCATTCAGGAGGATTAGATAAAACTACAAGAGGTAGAGGTGTTTCTGTAATTTTTGGTGATGGTGCAGGTGCAGCAGTATTGTCTAGAACAGAAGATAATACAAAAGGTATTTTATCTTCTCATTTGCATTCGGAAGGAAAACATGCCGAAGAATTAACTGTTTTAGCCCCAAGTATAAAGCATTGGGTACCACAACTTTTAGAAGAAAACGATGAAAATGACGTGTCTTACTATCCTTATATGAATGGTACTTTTGTGTTTAAGCATGCTGTTGTTCGTTTTTCTGAAGCTATTATAGAAGGTTTAACAAAAAGCAATTTAGAAGCTGCAGATATTGATATGTTAATTCCGCATCAAGCAAACTTGCGTATCACACAATTTATTCAAAAGAAATTTAAATTAACAGATGATAAAGTTCATAGCAATATTCAAAAGTATGGAAATACAACTGCAGCATCTGTTATTATTGCGTTAACCGAAGCTTGGGAGCAAGGAAAAATTAAAGATAATGATCTTGTTGTTTTAGCTGCTTTTGGAAGTGGTTTTACTTGGGGGAGTGTTATTATTAGATGGTAA
- a CDS encoding nitroreductase family protein gives MDDHILIDGYKHICYKQTTFSENEMLNKSKSYFEWANKRRSVRNFSDKDVPIEVIENIIKTASTAPSGANKQPWTFCVVKDAELKKEIRLAAEVEERKSYSERMNDEWLNDLKHLGTDANKSFLETAPYLIIVFKHSFEYDSNGKKEQNYYVNESVGLACGFLISAIHNAGLVTLTHTPSPMRFLEKILKRPDNERAFLLLPVGYQAEKTYVPNIKRKPLDFIMKLY, from the coding sequence ATGGATGATCATATTTTAATTGATGGCTATAAACATATATGTTATAAGCAAACTACTTTTTCTGAAAATGAAATGTTGAATAAGTCTAAGAGTTATTTTGAATGGGCTAATAAAAGAAGGTCTGTACGTAATTTTTCTGATAAAGATGTGCCAATAGAAGTAATTGAAAATATAATAAAAACAGCATCTACAGCACCTTCTGGTGCAAATAAACAACCTTGGACTTTTTGTGTTGTAAAAGATGCTGAATTAAAAAAAGAAATAAGACTTGCTGCTGAAGTTGAAGAGCGTAAAAGTTATAGCGAACGAATGAATGATGAATGGTTGAATGATTTAAAACATTTAGGAACTGATGCTAATAAGTCTTTTTTAGAAACTGCACCGTATTTAATAATTGTGTTTAAGCATTCTTTTGAATATGATTCTAATGGAAAAAAAGAACAAAATTATTATGTAAATGAGTCAGTTGGTTTGGCTTGTGGATTTTTAATTTCAGCAATTCATAATGCAGGTTTAGTTACATTAACTCATACGCCAAGTCCTATGCGTTTTTTAGAAAAAATATTGAAACGTCCAGATAATGAACGTGCTTTTTTATTGTTGCCTGTTGGTTATCAAGCCGAAAAAACTTATGTACCAAATATTAAAAGAAAACCACTTGATTTTATTATGAAGTTGTACTAA